The DNA region GCCATCGCCGAACGCGACGAGCACGCACTGGTGTTCACCGTCTCCGCCCGCACCGCCCGCCTGCTGCACCACCACTTCGAGCGCCGCGGCCACGCCTGCGCACTGATCACCGGCGACGTTCCTGCCGCCGCCCGCGAGCAGACCGTCGACACCTTCCAGACCGGCCGACACCGCCTGCTGATCGCAACGACCCAGTCCGCCGGCTACGGTCTGACCCTCACCCGGGCCCAGCACGTCGTGATGTACGACCTGCCCTGGAACCCGGCGAAAGAAAAACAGGCCATCGACCGCGCCCACCGCATCGGCCAGAACCGCACCCTGCACGTCCACCGGCTGCTCGCCGAAGGCACCGTCGAAGACCACATCGACACCCTGCTCGCCGGCAGACGAGAACTCGCGGGCGCTCTGGTCACCCAAGGCGAAGCAGCCCTGAGCGAACTGAGCACGCACGACCTGACCGCTCTCGTCACCCTGAAAGCCCCCACCCCGTGAAACCACCCACCCCCACCCTCACCGACCCCTGGGCCCGCGCGTGGGCAGCCGAGACCACCCGCCTCATGCCCGCTCCGCTCACCGCCCGCGCCGCCCAACTCCGCCACGACGGCGCCATCAGCCAGGTCACCACCACCTACGGAACCATCCGCGCCGAAGTCAGCAGCGGCAGAAACAACCCCGCCCACACCGCCGAACTCCACCTGCCCGCCTACAGCGCCGTGCAGTGGGAGAAGATCACCACCGCCCTCGCCGGCAGACCCGGCCTGCTGACCGCACTGCGCGCCGGAACCCTGCCTGCCGGACTCGTCGATCCCGCCCACACCGCAGGGCTGCCGCTCGCCCCCGCCCCCGGGGAGATCACCACAGGCTGCACCTGCCGAACACCAGGAACAGCCTGCCTCCACGCGGCGGCCCTCGCCCACGAAGTCACCGGCCAGCTCCAGCAGCGAAGCGGACTGCTCCTGCTCACCCTCCGCGGCCTGACCCCGGCCAGCCTCATCGACCGCCTCACCCCGCCGGCATCACCCACCCCCCACAATCCCAGCGGAGCGACTCGCGCGAAAACCTCCACCCCAGGTCCCAGGAATTCCCCCGACGCCTTCGCCCAGCGGCCCGACCCCTTTCTACCGAGCAAGCCCGACCAGGAATTCCTCCTCATCGACGCGGCCTTGCGCGCACGACAACTTCTGGACGGCCAACCCCTGATCACCGACCCCTTTATCGACGCCGTCCGCGCCCTCGCCGCCCCGCACGGACAAGCCCGGCTCACCGCCGTCGCCTCCCGCGCCGACCGCACCCCGGCGGAAACCAAGCACATCCTTCTCGCCTACCGACACAACGGACCCGGCGGCGCCCACACCGCCGCGCACCCCGACAACAGCGACATCGACGCCGGCCTCGCACGCGAGTGCCTGCACACCGTCGCGACCCGTCGCACAACCGGCGGAGAACTACGCCTGGACAACGGCCACATCACCGACCTCGGCGCCGGCATCCAACTCCGCTTCGGACCTGACAACCGCTGGCACCCCTACACCACCAGCCCGACCGGGCACTTCATCCCGGCACCGGGCGCCGACACCAGCGCCACCACCGCATACGAGGCAGCCCGCAGGGCGCGCCGCCAACGCGGCAGATAACCAGCTTCCGTCGAGACAGCACGCCAGTGCCAGTCCCGGCGGGAGAGCAGAAGGTCCGTCGGGCGATCATCCATGCCTGTGCGCTCCAGGTGCACGTCCGAACGTGCGAATCCTGGAAATAAAACGCGCGGTCGCGGCGCTGGTGATGATTCCGGATTGGTCAGTTGGGGGGTGGGGTCGCTGAGGTTGTTTCGCACCGTAGGCGGGGTGCACGAGGTGATGTTGCGGTCCGCCGGAGCTGAGGTCGAGGTGCAGCGTCTGGTCGAGGCGCACATGGACACGATGCTCGGCGTGCGGTTCCTGGCGAGCGAGTACGGCACCGGTCCTGTGCACGGGGGCCGGATCGACTCGCTGGGGATCGACGAGAACGGCTCGCCGGTCGTGGTCGAGTACAAGCGCGGGCGCGACGCCGGCGTGATCATGCAGGGCTTGTTCTACCTGGCCTGGCTGACCGACCACCGCTCGGAATTCCAAGCCCTCGTCCGCGACCGGTTCGGACCGGCGGCTGCGTCCGGGGTGCGGTGGCACGCGCCCCGGCTGATCTGCGTCGCGGAAGACTTCACCCGCTATGACCGGCACGCGGTCCGTGAGGTCCGGCGCAGCATCGACCTGGTGCGCTACCGGCTCTTCGGCAGCGAACTGATCGGCCTGGAGACGGTCGTGGCCGCCGGAGCGGCGAGCCACAGGCGGCAGACAAGCGCCCGCTCCCTCCGGCCTGCGAGGCAGGGACCGGCCGGGGCGAGCGCGGCCGGGGAACTGCGGGCGGCGCTGGACGAGACGCTGGTGGCGCTCGGAGGGGACGTGCGGCGGATCGAGCGCAAGCAGTACCGGGCCTACCGGCGGCTTCGCAACTTCGCCTGCGTCGGCCGCAGCCAGCGCCGCGAAGTCCTGGTCTACCTGCGAGCCGACCCCGAACACGTCGACCTCATCCCGGGCTTCACTCGCGACGTGACCGGCGTGGGCCACCACGGGACCGGCGACCTGGAATTGCGGCTGCGCTCGGAGAAGGATCTGGAACGCGCCTGCGGGCTGCTTCGGCTCAGCTACGCCGCCGCATAAGACTTCGTTTCTTATGGCGCGATCGTTCGTTGTTCCGTGCATGACGGATCTGGTTGAGCGGTTGGTGCCGGACGAGTTGTGGGTGTTGTTCCGGCGGGTGGTGCCACCGACTGAGGTGATACGTCCGCAGGGCGGCGGCCGACGCCGGGCTGGTGACCGCGAGGCTCTGGCTGCGATCATCTTCGTGGCGACGTCGGGCTGCACGTGGCGGCAGTTGCCGCCGGTGTTCGGGCCGGCCTGGCAGACGGTCTACCGGCGGTTCGCCCAGTGGAGCCGGGAGCGGGTCTGGGCGCGGTTGTATCGCGTGATCCTCGACGAGCTCGGGGCGCGGGGCGAGTTGGACTGGTCGCGGTGCGCTATCGACTCGGTCAGTCTGCGGGCGACAAAAGGGGGCCTTTGACGGGACCGAATCCGACCGACCGCGGCAAACTCGGATCGAAGATCCACCTGATCACCGACCGGAACGGGCTGCCCCTGTCCCTGGGGATTTCCGGCGCGAACATGCACGACAGCCAGGGCCTGGAGCCGCTCGTGCGAGGCATCACGCCCATCCGCTCCCGCTGCGGGCCCCGGCGACGGAAGCCGGCGAAACTGCACGCCGGCAAGGGCTACGACTACGACCACCTGCGCCGATGGCTCCGCGAGCGCGGCATCCGCCCCCGCATCGCCCGCAAAGGCATCGAGTCCTCACAACGGCTGGGCCGACACCGCTGGGTCGTGGAGAGAACCGTCTCCTGGCTGGCCGGCTGCCGACGGCTCCACCGCCGCTACGAACGCAAGGCCGAGCACTTCCTCGCCTTCGTCGGCATAGCCGCAATCCTCATCGGCCACCGCCGACTCGCCCGCCTAGATGCGCAAGGGCATTCAGTGTGAGGTTCCAACGCTGCTGGTGCAGACACGCAAGGGCGCGATCTCAGGCTCCGTCATGACCTGCTCCAAGTGGCCGTCCGCCTCGTCCAGCTCCGGCCAGGCGACGACCCCTGGCATGTTGTCGGCCAGGAAACCCTCCACGATCGGACCAAGTTGGTCGGCAACCCTGTAGGTGCCGTCGAACGGCAACTCCTCCGGAGGAACGGAGCCGGTCGAGCACCGGAGCTGCCCGGCCTGCCCGTCGTGCCACACATAGAACGTCGCCACTCCGGAGAAGCCCAGCTCGCGGATGCGTTCCCGGATGCCGGCAGCAGTCTGTTCGAAGGCAGCGACCACCTCGGCAGCGGACAACGGCCGCCCGTCCTCGTCACCTGCACCCAGCGACCAGGTGTTCGTCTCCCACTCCACCCGCCGGTTACCCGGCTCCAATGCAAGCGGCTCTTCGGCCACCTCAGCGATCCATGTCAACAGCACTGAAAGCAGTATCCCCGCCTGGAAGGGGGTGGGGCCGACCATAAGAAACGATGTCTAAGTCTCCGCCGCACGGCCAATGATCGATTTTCATCCTGAATTCGCAGGTCGGGCCGCTGGTGTGGGTGGCGATTGACGCGCTCGCGCTGCTCTCGGCCGTGATCGTTAGCAGGTGATCATCTGCCACGGGCCGGTTCGCGGATTCTGGGGTGGCGCATCCGGGCGTCTCGTAGGTTCCGCAGCGGGAGGGAGGCGCATGGTGGACGTGCTGACGTGGACGATCGAGCGGCGGATGCGGCTGACGGAGCGGGCGGAGCTGCTGCGCAAGGAACTGGCGGAGATCGACGTCGAGCTGGGCCGGCTGGAGGCGGCCGAGGTGGTGTTCGGGCAGTGGGCCGAGGCGACGGACGGAGGAAGGCGGCCGTCGGGCATCGTGGAGCCGGAGCCGGAGCCGGAGCCGGAGCCGGAGCCGGAGCCGGAGCCGGAGCGGGTGGTGGTGGTGACGCCGGGGGCGGCCGGGATGCGGCTGGTTCCCGACCGTGAGGAGGGCATGGGGGTGGAGGTGCTGACGCCGGAGTACCGGCGGATCATGGAGATCGTGACGGCTGCGGCGGGGCCGGTGATGGCCAAGGACGTCGCGCTCGCGCTGGGCCGGGAGAACACCCCGGGGAAGGTCGAGCCGGTCCGAGGGCAGTTGCGCAAGCTGTCCGGCCGGGGCTGGCTGGCCCGGAACGGCTCCGGGCGCTATCTGCCGTGCTGACCACGCTGACGCCGGGCGGATCGGCCGGTTTCGGCCGTAACGTGAGGACCCCCGGCAGGAGTTGGCGCCTGTGTGAAGAAGCAGCCGCCCGCCGGGGGCTCTCCCGGTGTTGTCTACCAGGTCCGGCTTCCCGTGTCGAAGCGGACCGTCGATCTCGTCGCCGGACTGATACGCCGGCGCCGCAAGCAGCTGGGCACGCGCTGGCGCAAGGCCGCCCCCGGCACCCAGGCGATCGTCGTGCTCGCTGTCCTGCGTCACGACCAGCGCCTGGCCGACATGGCCGGCGGCAACGCGGTCTCGGCCGCCACCGTCCGACGCTGGGTCCTCGAAGTACTCGACCTGCTGGCCGCGAAGGCCCCACGTCTGGACCGCGCCCTGAAGAAGATCGCCCGTTCCGGCGGTGCGGTGGTCCTGCTGGACGGCACCCTGGTCCGCACCCGCCGCCGCACCGGGGCGGCCAACCGCAAGAACTACAGCGGGAAACACAAGGCCCACGGCCTGCTCTTCCTTGCTCTCACCGATGAGAAGGGCAACCTGATCTGGATCTCCTCGGCCCGTCCCGGCCGGGCCAGCGAGATCACCGCCGCCCGCCACGACCACATCACCGCGCATCTGCGCGAGGCCGGCCTCGGCGCCCTTGCCGACCTCGGCTTCGTCGGACTGGACGACGACCCTGACGACAATCCCGTGATCATCACCGGCCGCAAGGCGACGCGCTCCCGCCGCCTCACCGACGCCGAGAGGGAGGCGAACCGGCTGGTCAGCCGCGAACGCGCCGCCGTTGAGCACGGCTTCGCGAACCTGAAGACCTGGCGCGTCCTGACCAAGGTCCGCATGAACGCCCGTCACGCCACCACCCTGCTGCGGGCCCTGCTCGTCCTAGCGAACTCCGAGGTCCGACGGTGACGAACGATCACCCCAAGACGATCAGGCCCTCGGCCTGCACGAGCACCCCGTCACGGACTCACACCAGTACCGCGACCTGCGAATTCAGGGTGAAACGATCTCAGTGGGACGACGGCTGCACGCCGATTGCGTCTAGGTAACTTATAGAGTCAGATATGTGCACTTGATGTTAAATCGGGTGGATCCTTATCGTTTCCCACATGAACCTCACCGTCCTCGCGGCCTCGGGCCGCACCGGAATTGCCCTCACCCGGCAGGCACTGGAGCGTGGCCACTGTGTGACCGCCATCGCGCGTCACCCGGAGCGGATCGCTCTGCCCGATTCTGCCAACCTGCGGAAGGTGGCGGGAGACGTGAACGACGCGGTCGGCATCGCCGCCGTTGTGAACTCGGATTCCGTCGTCCTGTCCGCACTCGGCACCGATCAGGCGGGGACGCTGCTGACCGGAGCGCGGGCTGTGCTCGCAGCCAGCCGCAGCGGGTGATCTGGCTCGGCGCCTACGGCACCGGCGCGTCGGCTGACGCAGCGGGCGAGGGTGCACGTGTGCTCGCCACCGTGCTCGGCGACCGGCTGGCGGACAAGATCGAAGCGGACAACCTTGTGCTCGCGGCCGGAGGCACCGTATTCCATGCCGGGGTGCTCGACGACGGGGCGGAAAGCCCCCGACGGCGCACCGCCGGCCTGGACGGCGGGCCTCTGTTCGACCTCGGCGCGAAGGTCAGCCGGGAAACCGTCGCCGCGGCGATGCTCGACGAGGCCGAGAAGCCTCGTTTCCCCGGCGCCGTGGCACTGCCGTTGGCGCAGTAGCTCACTAGGCGGCGATCTCCACGAGTGAGGCCCTGACCTGCTCACGGAGCCAGACGTGCGCAGGGTCGGAATCGAAGCGCTGGTGCCAGTTGCAGTTGATGGCCGCCGCCTCGGACTCCACCGGCAGCGGCCGTTCCACCAGGCCGAACGCCTTGATGAGCGGGCGCCCCAGCATCTCCGTGCAGGTAACCAGCGCGTCACTGCGGGCGGCGATCTGCAGGGCGGTGGACACGGTGGCCACCGCTGCTACCACTTGTCGCCGCAGACCTTCGCCAGCCAGCACCTCATCGATCGATGCGGTGAGGCGGCCGCGCCGGGAGATCACCACATGCGGCTGCGCCGCGTAGGAGCCCAGGTCCAATGCGGCGGCGCACGGATGGTCCGCGCGCATCGCCACGACGAGCCGGTCGGCACCGAGCAGCTCGGAGCGGAACTCGGGCAGACCCGGCCGGCTTCCACCGAGTTCCAGCTCGACCCGGCCGTGCCGCAGGTCGTCCGTGTCCACGCGGTTTTCTGCCAGCACCCTCAACTGCACCCCGGGAGCCCGCTGCTGGATCCGCTCCACCAGCACCGGCACCAAGGCCGCGGCCACCGCGTCATGACACTGGACCGTGAAGATGCGCTGCAGTTCAGCCAGGTTCAGCTCGCGGGCCGGTGACAGCACTTCGTGCGCCTGCCTGACCAGCCGGTGCACCTCCTCCCGTACCGAGACCGCGTACGGCGTGGGGGTCATGGAGTGGCCGGTACGCACCAGGATGTCGTCCCCCGTGACGGCGCGAATGCGGCCCAGCGTGCGGCTGACCGCAGGTGACGACAGGTGCAGTCGCTCGGCCGCGCCCCTGACGCTGCCCTCTTCGAGCAGTGCATCCAGCACGGTCAGCAGATTCAAGTCCAAGTGCATGAAAGTAAATCTTAGCCAGCATTAGGTCCATTTCGATTAACTCTGAAGTGCCCGTGAACCAGCATCTGCTTGCCGCGACCGTCGACGCTGTCCGTCAGGCCGGCGCCCAGATGATGACCCGCTATTCGTCTACCGGG from Actinacidiphila sp. DG2A-62 includes:
- a CDS encoding DUF5655 domain-containing protein, yielding MGSLRLFRTVGGVHEVMLRSAGAEVEVQRLVEAHMDTMLGVRFLASEYGTGPVHGGRIDSLGIDENGSPVVVEYKRGRDAGVIMQGLFYLAWLTDHRSEFQALVRDRFGPAAASGVRWHAPRLICVAEDFTRYDRHAVREVRRSIDLVRYRLFGSELIGLETVVAAGAASHRRQTSARSLRPARQGPAGASAAGELRAALDETLVALGGDVRRIERKQYRAYRRLRNFACVGRSQRREVLVYLRADPEHVDLIPGFTRDVTGVGHHGTGDLELRLRSEKDLERACGLLRLSYAAA
- a CDS encoding IS5 family transposase (programmed frameshift), which encodes MTDLVERLVPDELWVLFRRVVPPTEVIRPQGGGRRRAGDREALAAIIFVATSGCTWRQLPPVFGPAWQTVYRRFAQWSRERVWARLYRVILDELGARGELDWSRCAIDSVSLRATKGGPLTGPNPTDRGKLGSKIHLITDRNGLPLSLGISGANMHDSQGLEPLVRGITPIRSRCGPRRRKPAKLHAGKGYDYDHLRRWLRERGIRPRIARKGIESSQRLGRHRWVVERTVSWLAGCRRLHRRYERKAEHFLAFVGIAAILIGHRRLARLDAQGHSV
- a CDS encoding transposase family protein; amino-acid sequence: MKKQPPAGGSPGVVYQVRLPVSKRTVDLVAGLIRRRRKQLGTRWRKAAPGTQAIVVLAVLRHDQRLADMAGGNAVSAATVRRWVLEVLDLLAAKAPRLDRALKKIARSGGAVVLLDGTLVRTRRRTGAANRKNYSGKHKAHGLLFLALTDEKGNLIWISSARPGRASEITAARHDHITAHLREAGLGALADLGFVGLDDDPDDNPVIITGRKATRSRRLTDAEREANRLVSRERAAVEHGFANLKTWRVLTKVRMNARHATTLLRALLVLANSEVRR
- a CDS encoding NAD(P)H-binding protein, giving the protein MNLTVLAASGRTGIALTRQALERGHCVTAIARHPERIALPDSANLRKVAGDVNDAVGIAAVVNSDSVVLSALGTDQAGTLLTGARAVLAASRSG
- a CDS encoding LysR family transcriptional regulator, with translation MHLDLNLLTVLDALLEEGSVRGAAERLHLSSPAVSRTLGRIRAVTGDDILVRTGHSMTPTPYAVSVREEVHRLVRQAHEVLSPARELNLAELQRIFTVQCHDAVAAALVPVLVERIQQRAPGVQLRVLAENRVDTDDLRHGRVELELGGSRPGLPEFRSELLGADRLVVAMRADHPCAAALDLGSYAAQPHVVISRRGRLTASIDEVLAGEGLRRQVVAAVATVSTALQIAARSDALVTCTEMLGRPLIKAFGLVERPLPVESEAAAINCNWHQRFDSDPAHVWLREQVRASLVEIAA